A window of the Corallincola holothuriorum genome harbors these coding sequences:
- the trpS gene encoding tryptophan--tRNA ligase yields the protein MSKPIVLSGAQPSGGLTIGNYFGAIRNWIKLQQDHECLFMLVDLHAITVRQEPALLRERTFDGMALYLACGLDPQQSSVFVQSHVPEHAQLAWILNCYTQMGELNRMTQFKDKSQKNVNNINVGLFGYPVLMAADVLLYQANKVPVGNDQKQHLELTRDIATRFNNLHGDTFVVPDPFIPEVGARIMSLQEPEKKMSKSDDNPNNFVLMLEEPKKIEKKIKRAMTDSDEQARIYFDQQEKAGVSNLLTLLSCATGESVESLVPQYEDKMYGHLKKDVADAVVSMLTPIQQRYKELREDETALTQIMAVGAEKASAIASETLKTVYERVGLVARP from the coding sequence ATGTCTAAACCCATCGTCCTTAGCGGCGCGCAGCCTTCCGGCGGTCTTACCATTGGTAACTATTTTGGCGCCATACGTAACTGGATTAAGTTACAGCAGGATCATGAGTGCTTATTCATGCTGGTGGATCTGCATGCGATCACGGTCCGCCAAGAGCCAGCGCTGCTGCGCGAGCGTACTTTTGATGGTATGGCGTTGTATCTCGCTTGTGGTTTAGATCCACAACAGAGCAGCGTGTTTGTCCAGTCACATGTGCCAGAGCATGCTCAGTTAGCTTGGATATTGAACTGTTATACGCAGATGGGTGAACTGAATCGAATGACTCAGTTTAAAGATAAGTCGCAGAAAAATGTCAACAATATCAATGTGGGCTTGTTTGGTTATCCGGTATTGATGGCGGCAGATGTATTACTGTATCAAGCCAATAAAGTACCTGTGGGCAATGACCAAAAACAGCATCTAGAGCTGACTCGCGATATCGCGACCCGTTTTAACAATCTTCATGGCGATACTTTTGTCGTACCGGACCCCTTTATCCCCGAAGTGGGGGCTCGGATCATGAGCCTGCAGGAGCCAGAGAAGAAGATGTCAAAATCAGATGATAACCCGAATAATTTTGTCTTGATGTTAGAGGAACCAAAGAAGATCGAGAAGAAGATTAAACGGGCGATGACCGATTCTGATGAGCAGGCGCGGATCTATTTCGATCAGCAAGAGAAAGCAGGTGTATCCAATCTGCTGACATTGCTGAGCTGCGCGACAGGAGAATCCGTGGAAAGTTTGGTGCCGCAATACGAAGATAAAATGTATGGCCACTTGAAGAAAGACGTTGCCGATGCTGTGGTCTCGATGTTGACGCCTATCCAACAACGTTATAAAGAGCTGCGTGAAGATGAAACGGCATTGACGCAGATAATGGCGGTAGGTGCAGAGAAGGCATCAGCGATCGCTTCTGAGACCTTAAAAACGGTGTATGAGCGCGTCGGTTTAGTCGCTCGTCCTTAA
- a CDS encoding anthranilate synthase component II produces MLLMIDNYDSFTYNLVQYFMVLGQQVEVVRNDEITLAEIEALAPEYLVISPGPCTPDDAGISLPAIEYFAGKLPILGVCLGHQALGQVFGATVTLARQMMHGKTSAISHRGEGIFCGLSNPLTVTRYHSLVLDVASLPDCLEVTAWTCDSNGKMDEVMAVRHRDIALEGVQFHPESILSEQGHELLDNFLTRYAPSCSPI; encoded by the coding sequence ATGCTGTTAATGATCGATAACTATGATTCGTTTACCTATAACCTGGTGCAGTATTTTATGGTGCTCGGCCAGCAGGTCGAGGTGGTTCGTAACGACGAAATAACGCTGGCTGAGATCGAGGCGCTAGCACCAGAGTATCTGGTGATCAGCCCGGGTCCCTGCACTCCTGATGACGCTGGTATTTCGCTGCCGGCTATCGAGTACTTTGCCGGTAAGCTGCCTATCTTGGGTGTCTGCTTAGGTCATCAAGCGTTGGGGCAAGTTTTCGGTGCGACAGTCACTCTTGCCAGGCAGATGATGCACGGCAAGACCAGTGCCATTAGCCATCGTGGCGAAGGGATCTTTTGTGGATTATCGAACCCACTCACAGTGACCCGCTATCATTCGTTGGTGCTGGACGTTGCGAGCCTTCCCGACTGCCTTGAAGTGACCGCCTGGACTTGCGACAGCAATGGCAAGATGGATGAGGTGATGGCAGTTAGGCATAGAGATATTGCTTTGGAAGGTGTGCAATTTCATCCTGAATCCATTCTCAGTGAGCAAGGGCATGAACTGCTGGATAACTTCTTAACGCGTTACGCGCCATCCTGCTCCCCGATTTGA